In Campylobacter vulpis, a genomic segment contains:
- a CDS encoding ParA family protein, which yields MSEVITIANQKGGVGKTTTAVNLAASLAVAEKKVLLIDVDPQANATTGLGFNRNNYEYNIYHVFIGRKKLSDIILKTELPQLHLAPSNIGLVGIEQELAKDEGNEKKMMLKKQLEEVVDKYDFIIIDSPPALGNITINAFAASDSVIIPIQCEFYALEGVAMVLNTIKIIKKTINPKLKVKGFLPTMYSSQNNLSKDVVEDLKQNFKKQLFKMKSSEDDFIIIPRNVKLAESPSFGKPIILYDIKSPGSLAYQNLAYCILG from the coding sequence ATGAGCGAAGTGATAACAATAGCAAATCAAAAAGGTGGCGTGGGCAAAACGACCACGGCAGTCAATTTAGCGGCTTCTTTGGCGGTAGCGGAAAAAAAAGTGCTTTTAATCGATGTAGATCCGCAAGCAAATGCAACAACAGGACTTGGTTTTAATAGAAATAATTATGAATATAATATTTACCATGTTTTTATAGGTAGAAAAAAATTAAGCGATATTATCTTAAAGACAGAATTGCCCCAGTTGCATTTAGCTCCGTCAAATATAGGGCTTGTCGGTATAGAACAAGAGCTTGCTAAAGATGAGGGAAATGAAAAGAAAATGATGCTTAAAAAGCAACTTGAAGAAGTGGTGGATAAGTATGATTTTATCATTATAGATTCACCTCCTGCACTTGGAAATATCACCATTAATGCTTTTGCGGCGAGTGATAGTGTAATTATCCCTATACAATGTGAATTTTACGCACTTGAGGGGGTAGCTATGGTGCTAAATACCATTAAGATTATTAAAAAAACGATTAACCCAAAGCTTAAAGTTAAGGGATTTTTGCCGACTATGTATAGTTCGCAAAATAATCTTTCTAAAGATGTTGTGGAGGATTTAAAGCAAAATTTTAAAAAACAGCTTTTTAAAATGAAAAGTAGTGAAGATGATTTTATCATTATTCCTAGAAATGTAAAGCTTGCAGAAAGTCCAAGTTTTGGAAAGCCTATTATACTTTATGATATAAAATCACCCGGTTCTTTGGCGTATCAAAATTTAGCTTATTGCATTTTAGGATAA
- a CDS encoding biotin--[acetyl-CoA-carboxylase] ligase, with amino-acid sequence MEKGLKVQIICIEKIASTQLFLCEKIRKGEIRQNTAIYALEQTSGVGSRDNAWISSRGNLHLSFCVRERDLPSDLPLASASIYFAYLLKELLESFGSQIWLKWSNDLYLNDKKVGGVMSNKIGEFIICGIGLNLKFAPQNAALCDVKIEPKELIEEFIKVLEKKFLWKRIFSKYVLEFEKSKNFSVHYEGKIYALKDAFLYEDGSILLANKRIYSLR; translated from the coding sequence ATGGAAAAAGGCTTAAAAGTGCAGATTATTTGTATTGAAAAAATAGCCTCAACGCAGCTTTTTTTATGCGAGAAGATAAGAAAGGGTGAAATACGGCAAAATACCGCCATTTATGCTTTAGAACAAACTAGCGGAGTGGGGAGTAGGGATAATGCTTGGATTAGCTCTAGGGGGAATTTACATCTTTCTTTTTGCGTGAGAGAGAGAGATTTGCCTAGTGATTTGCCTTTGGCTTCTGCGAGTATCTATTTTGCTTATCTCTTAAAAGAGCTTTTAGAGAGTTTTGGCTCACAAATTTGGCTTAAATGGTCAAACGATTTGTATTTAAATGATAAAAAGGTCGGCGGAGTGATGAGCAATAAAATAGGCGAATTTATAATATGCGGTATAGGACTTAATCTCAAATTTGCTCCACAAAATGCCGCTTTATGTGATGTAAAAATAGAGCCTAAAGAATTAATAGAGGAATTTATAAAAGTTTTGGAAAAAAAATTTTTATGGAAGCGTATTTTTAGTAAGTATGTGTTAGAATTTGAGAAATCAAAAAATTTTAGTGTCCATTATGAAGGCAAAATTTACGCGTTAAAAGATGCTTTTTTGTATGAAGATGGGTCAATATTATTAGCAAATAAGAGGATATATAGTTTAAGATGA
- the fmt gene encoding methionyl-tRNA formyltransferase, with translation MKKLVFMGTPAYATRILQELLRYFEILALFTQPDKAVGRKQILTPSDTKAFLQKNAPQIPIFTPKSLKDEELFENLKALKPDFIVVAAYGKILPQNILDLAPCINLHASLLPKYRGASPIQSAILNGDEISGVCSMLMDAGLDTGAILQSVEHNIKGKKADEVFELFGELAASLAVETLRHFSQITPQKQDESKVSICKKIKKEDGLVDLSDAKKLYRKFLAFYPWPGIFLENGLKFLDIELYDEKENEKEGLILAVEKENFLLACKKGTLRIKALQESGKKPLNGRTFLNGKRLKSADYLY, from the coding sequence ATGAAAAAGCTTGTATTTATGGGAACTCCAGCCTACGCTACACGCATTTTGCAAGAGCTTTTAAGGTATTTTGAAATTTTAGCACTTTTTACCCAGCCTGATAAGGCTGTGGGAAGAAAGCAAATTTTAACTCCTAGTGATACTAAGGCTTTTTTGCAAAAAAATGCTCCTCAAATTCCTATTTTTACTCCTAAAAGTCTCAAAGATGAAGAACTTTTTGAAAATCTAAAAGCTTTAAAGCCTGATTTTATAGTGGTTGCTGCTTATGGTAAAATTTTGCCTCAAAATATTTTGGATTTAGCCCCTTGCATTAATCTTCATGCTTCGCTTTTGCCAAAATACCGTGGGGCTAGCCCTATACAAAGTGCAATTTTAAATGGTGATGAAATCAGTGGGGTTTGCTCTATGCTTATGGATGCTGGACTTGACACAGGAGCTATTTTGCAAAGCGTGGAGCATAATATCAAGGGTAAAAAAGCTGATGAGGTTTTTGAGCTTTTTGGAGAGTTAGCGGCTTCTTTGGCGGTAGAGACTTTGCGTCATTTTTCTCAAATCACTCCACAAAAACAAGATGAAAGTAAGGTTAGCATTTGCAAGAAAATTAAAAAAGAAGATGGCTTGGTGGATTTAAGTGATGCGAAAAAATTGTATCGAAAATTTTTAGCTTTTTATCCTTGGCCGGGTATTTTTTTGGAAAATGGTTTAAAATTTTTAGATATAGAACTTTACGATGAAAAAGAAAATGAAAAAGAGGGGCTTATTTTAGCCGTGGAAAAAGAGAATTTTTTGCTTGCTTGTAAAAAAGGAACTTTAAGAATTAAAGCCTTGCAAGAAAGTGGCAAAAAGCCTCTTAATGGGCGAACTTTTTTAAATGGAAAAAGGCTTAAAAGTGCAGATTATTTGTATTGA
- the secY gene encoding preprotein translocase subunit SecY — translation MNRALTNKILITLAFLFAYRVLAYVPVPGVNADVIAEFFNNNENNALGLFNVFSGGAAERFSIISLGIMPYITASIIMELLAATFPNIGKMKKERDGMQKYMQIIRYATIVITLVQSVGVAIGLQSLHGRGGASAIMVEDLNTFIALCAISMLAGTMLLMWLGEQITQRGVGNGISLIIFAGIVSTIPSAISNSVGQINSGEMNFLSAFAILLLILLTIGVIIYVELGERRIPISYSRKVVMQNQNKRIMNYIPIKVNLSGVIPPIFASAILMFPATILQTSTNPYILAVNDFLNPNSYAFHILTFLFVVFFAYFYASIVFNAKDIAENLKKQGGFIPGIRPGEGTALYLNEVASRLTFSGSIYLALVATLPWILVKFMGVPFNFGGTSVLIVVQVALDTMRKIEAQIYMSKYQTLSAVGL, via the coding sequence ATGAATAGAGCATTGACGAATAAAATTTTAATCACATTAGCATTTTTATTTGCTTATAGGGTTCTAGCTTATGTGCCAGTTCCAGGCGTCAATGCTGATGTTATTGCAGAATTTTTTAACAATAATGAAAATAACGCACTGGGACTTTTTAATGTCTTTAGCGGCGGAGCGGCGGAGAGATTTTCCATTATCTCCTTGGGGATTATGCCCTATATCACAGCTTCTATTATTATGGAGCTTTTGGCAGCTACTTTTCCAAATATAGGTAAGATGAAAAAAGAACGCGATGGTATGCAAAAATATATGCAAATTATCCGTTATGCGACCATTGTAATCACCTTGGTGCAAAGTGTGGGTGTTGCCATAGGTTTGCAGAGCTTGCATGGGCGTGGTGGAGCAAGTGCCATTATGGTAGAAGATTTAAATACTTTCATAGCCTTGTGTGCCATTTCTATGTTAGCTGGAACTATGCTTTTGATGTGGTTAGGAGAGCAAATCACACAAAGAGGTGTGGGTAATGGTATCTCACTTATCATTTTTGCGGGCATTGTTTCTACTATACCTTCAGCTATTTCAAATAGCGTAGGGCAAATCAATTCGGGCGAGATGAATTTCTTGAGTGCTTTTGCGATTTTATTACTTATTTTACTAACTATAGGTGTGATTATTTATGTGGAGCTTGGGGAGCGTAGAATCCCCATTTCTTATTCGCGTAAGGTCGTTATGCAAAATCAAAATAAACGCATTATGAACTATATTCCTATTAAGGTGAATTTAAGCGGTGTGATTCCACCTATTTTTGCAAGTGCGATTTTGATGTTTCCGGCGACTATTTTGCAAACTAGCACAAATCCTTACATCTTAGCGGTAAATGACTTTTTAAATCCAAATTCTTATGCCTTTCACATTTTGACCTTTTTGTTTGTGGTATTTTTTGCCTATTTTTATGCAAGTATAGTGTTTAATGCTAAGGATATTGCGGAAAATCTTAAAAAACAAGGGGGTTTTATCCCGGGCATTCGTCCAGGTGAGGGGACAGCTTTGTATCTTAATGAGGTCGCTTCAAGACTTACTTTTTCTGGATCTATTTATCTTGCTTTGGTGGCAACTTTACCTTGGATTTTGGTAAAATTTATGGGAGTTCCTTTTAATTTTGGCGGAACTTCTGTTTTAATTGTTGTGCAAGTCGCCTTAGATACGATGAGGAAAATTGAAGCTCAAATTTATATGAGCAAATATCAAACTCTAAGTGCCGTAGGTCTTTAA
- the rplO gene encoding 50S ribosomal protein L15 has translation MNLTKAAGSTRKIKRIGRGQGSGMGKTATKGGKGQTARKGYNEKRGFEGGQQPLQRRLPKVGFTSKIEKPYVINVEKITAIKDLGEITFESIKSVHKISKSVSKIKLIGASAKDLKAKVKDENISLSGIK, from the coding sequence ATGAATTTAACAAAAGCAGCAGGTTCAACAAGAAAAATCAAAAGAATTGGTCGCGGTCAAGGGAGTGGTATGGGTAAAACAGCCACAAAAGGCGGCAAGGGACAAACCGCAAGAAAAGGTTATAATGAAAAAAGAGGCTTTGAGGGAGGACAACAACCTCTTCAAAGAAGATTGCCTAAAGTAGGCTTTACTTCTAAGATTGAAAAACCTTATGTGATTAATGTTGAGAAAATTACAGCTATTAAAGATTTAGGCGAAATCACTTTTGAAAGCATTAAATCCGTGCATAAAATTTCAAAATCTGTTAGCAAAATCAAGCTAATTGGTGCAAGTGCGAAAGATTTAAAAGCTAAAGTTAAAGATGAAAATATCAGCCTTAGCGGAATAAAATAA
- the rpsE gene encoding 30S ribosomal protein S5, which translates to MEKYNREEFEEVIVDIGRVTKVVKGGRRFRFTALVIVGNRKGLVGVGYGKAKEVPDAIRKAVDDAFKNMVEVKTKGSTIAHDVEVKYNASRILLKPASEGTGVIAGGSTRPIVELAGIKDILIKSLGSNNSANVVRATIKALTMLKG; encoded by the coding sequence ATGGAAAAGTATAATAGAGAAGAATTTGAAGAAGTAATTGTCGATATAGGTAGAGTTACGAAGGTTGTTAAGGGCGGTAGAAGATTTCGTTTTACAGCCCTAGTGATAGTAGGTAATAGAAAAGGACTTGTCGGTGTAGGCTATGGTAAGGCTAAGGAAGTTCCTGATGCGATTCGTAAAGCTGTTGATGATGCCTTTAAAAATATGGTTGAGGTTAAAACTAAAGGTTCTACTATCGCTCACGATGTTGAGGTTAAATATAATGCAAGTAGAATTTTGCTCAAACCTGCTAGTGAGGGAACGGGCGTTATCGCTGGAGGTTCTACGCGTCCTATCGTAGAACTTGCTGGAATTAAGGATATTTTGATTAAATCTTTAGGTTCAAATAATTCGGCAAATGTGGTTCGTGCGACTATTAAAGCCTTAACGATGCTAAAAGGATAA
- the rplR gene encoding 50S ribosomal protein L18, whose product MRANVLKRKISLRIKRKRRIRAKISGCATLPRISVFKSNRTLYIQAIDDVKNITLAAADGHKLGIKANKDGAKKIGAEFAKTLKAKKIEQGVFDRNGYVYHGVIAALAESLRENGIRL is encoded by the coding sequence ATGAGAGCAAATGTGTTAAAAAGAAAAATCAGTCTTAGAATCAAAAGAAAGAGAAGAATTAGGGCTAAAATTTCAGGTTGTGCGACTCTTCCTAGAATTTCAGTATTTAAGTCTAATAGAACCTTATATATTCAAGCCATTGATGATGTAAAAAATATTACTTTAGCAGCAGCTGATGGACATAAATTAGGCATTAAAGCAAATAAAGACGGCGCAAAGAAAATTGGTGCAGAATTTGCAAAAACCCTTAAGGCAAAGAAAATTGAACAAGGCGTTTTTGATAGAAATGGCTATGTGTATCACGGAGTGATTGCGGCTTTAGCAGAGTCTTTAAGAGAAAATGGCATTAGGTTATAA
- the rplF gene encoding 50S ribosomal protein L6, with product MSRIGKQPISIPSGVEVKLEGTLLKFKKGNLAKDLDTKANVNVEIKDNHILFSPKGDDRQSRAYWGTYRALASNIVIGLTEGFSKTLEINGVGYKAALKGKVLELSLGFSHPINYEIPAGIEISVDKNNVIVKGSDKQVVGQVAAQIREFRPPEPYKGKGVKYADERIIRKAGKTSKK from the coding sequence ATGTCTCGTATAGGTAAGCAACCTATCTCTATCCCAAGTGGTGTAGAGGTAAAATTAGAAGGAACTTTGCTTAAATTTAAAAAAGGAAATTTGGCAAAGGATTTAGACACTAAGGCAAATGTAAATGTTGAGATTAAGGATAATCACATTCTTTTTTCTCCAAAAGGCGACGATAGGCAAAGTAGAGCATATTGGGGAACTTATAGGGCTTTAGCAAGTAATATTGTTATAGGTTTAACAGAAGGCTTTTCTAAAACGCTTGAAATTAATGGAGTGGGTTATAAAGCTGCTTTAAAGGGCAAAGTTTTAGAACTCAGTCTTGGTTTTTCTCATCCTATCAATTATGAAATTCCAGCAGGGATTGAAATAAGTGTCGATAAAAATAATGTGATTGTTAAAGGAAGTGATAAACAAGTCGTTGGACAGGTCGCCGCACAAATCCGCGAATTTAGACCGCCAGAGCCATACAAGGGTAAAGGTGTGAAATATGCCGATGAGCGTATTATCCGCAAAGCTGGTAAGACATCTAAGAAGTAA
- the rpsH gene encoding 30S ribosomal protein S8, whose amino-acid sequence MINDIISDSLTRIRNAGMRRLETTKLLHSKVVEALVGIFQAKGYIDSFNVVEEDKKKFINVVLKYDEKGKSVINELKRISKPGRRVYKGKDEIKRFKNGYGTIVVSTSRGVLANDEAFKAGVGGEILCTIW is encoded by the coding sequence ATGATTAATGACATAATTTCAGACTCTCTTACAAGAATTCGCAATGCAGGTATGAGAAGACTTGAAACAACTAAACTTCTGCACTCTAAGGTTGTGGAGGCTTTGGTAGGGATTTTTCAAGCTAAGGGTTATATTGATAGTTTTAATGTTGTCGAGGAAGACAAGAAAAAATTTATCAATGTTGTTTTGAAGTATGATGAAAAAGGTAAAAGTGTGATTAACGAGCTTAAAAGAATCTCTAAGCCGGGTCGCCGTGTTTATAAAGGTAAAGACGAAATTAAGCGTTTTAAAAATGGTTATGGTACTATCGTAGTTAGCACTAGTCGTGGCGTTTTAGCAAATGATGAAGCGTTTAAAGCTGGTGTTGGTGGCGAAATTTTATGCACCATTTGGTAA
- a CDS encoding type Z 30S ribosomal protein S14: MAKKSMIAKATRKPKFKVRGYTRCQICGRPHSVYRDFGICRVCLRKMGNEGLIPGLKKASW; this comes from the coding sequence ATGGCTAAAAAATCAATGATAGCAAAAGCAACGCGTAAGCCTAAATTTAAAGTTCGTGGCTATACTAGATGTCAAATTTGTGGGCGTCCGCATTCAGTTTATAGAGATTTTGGAATTTGCAGAGTTTGTCTTAGAAAAATGGGCAATGAGGGCTTAATCCCGGGTCTTAAAAAAGCAAGTTGGTAA
- the rplE gene encoding 50S ribosomal protein L5, with the protein MRLKEKYSQDIKAALIKEFDIKNPMLVPALEKVVISVGAGELAKDQKVLQNVADTISLIAGQRAVITKAKKSVAGFKVREGFPVGVMVTLRKDNMFAFLDKLISIALPRVKDFRGLSRDGFDGRGNYNFGLNEQLMFPEVEYDKILRTHGMNISIVTTAQNDKEALKLLELFGVPFAKGK; encoded by the coding sequence ATGAGATTAAAAGAAAAATATAGTCAAGATATTAAAGCGGCTTTGATTAAGGAATTTGATATTAAAAACCCTATGCTTGTCCCTGCTCTTGAAAAGGTTGTGATTAGTGTGGGTGCTGGAGAATTAGCTAAAGATCAAAAAGTATTGCAAAATGTGGCGGATACCATCTCCTTAATTGCTGGACAAAGGGCTGTGATTACGAAAGCGAAAAAATCTGTCGCTGGTTTTAAGGTGCGTGAGGGCTTTCCTGTGGGTGTGATGGTAACTTTAAGAAAGGATAATATGTTTGCTTTCTTAGATAAACTGATTTCCATTGCTCTTCCAAGGGTAAAAGATTTTAGGGGGCTAAGTCGTGATGGTTTTGATGGTAGAGGAAATTATAATTTTGGACTTAATGAGCAATTAATGTTTCCAGAGGTAGAGTATGATAAAATCTTACGCACTCACGGAATGAATATTTCTATCGTTACAACCGCACAAAATGATAAAGAGGCACTAAAGCTTTTAGAGCTTTTTGGTGTGCCATTTGCAAAAGGAAAGTAA
- the rplX gene encoding 50S ribosomal protein L24 codes for MAVKLKIKKGDSVKIITGDDKGKTGKVLAVYPKTFKVVVEGCKVAKKAIKPSEKNPNGGFVNKEMPMDISNVAKI; via the coding sequence ATGGCAGTAAAATTAAAAATCAAAAAAGGTGATAGCGTTAAGATTATCACAGGCGATGATAAGGGTAAAACGGGTAAAGTTTTAGCGGTATATCCTAAAACATTTAAGGTTGTTGTTGAGGGTTGTAAAGTTGCAAAAAAAGCTATTAAGCCGAGTGAGAAAAATCCAAATGGCGGTTTCGTTAATAAAGAAATGCCTATGGATATTTCTAATGTGGCAAAAATTTAG
- the rplN gene encoding 50S ribosomal protein L14 — protein MIQSFTRLAVADNSGAKELMCIKVLGGSKRRYATVGDVIVASVKKALPNGKVKKGQVVKAVIVRTKKEIHRDNGSLIRFDENAAVILDAKREPVGTRIFGPVGREVRYGGFMKIVSLAPEVL, from the coding sequence ATGATACAAAGTTTTACAAGACTTGCGGTGGCTGATAATAGCGGCGCAAAAGAGCTAATGTGTATTAAGGTTTTAGGAGGTAGTAAAAGACGCTATGCTACCGTAGGTGATGTGATTGTTGCATCGGTTAAGAAAGCTTTGCCTAATGGAAAAGTGAAAAAAGGTCAGGTTGTTAAAGCGGTGATTGTTAGAACTAAGAAAGAAATTCATAGAGATAATGGTTCTTTAATTCGTTTTGACGAAAATGCGGCTGTTATACTTGATGCCAAAAGAGAGCCTGTGGGAACGCGTATCTTTGGACCTGTTGGCAGAGAAGTTAGATATGGTGGCTTTATGAAAATTGTTTCACTAGCACCGGAGGTATTATAA
- the rpsQ gene encoding 30S ribosomal protein S17, which translates to MTFKREIQGVVVKIAGEKTASILVERKVVHPRYRKIVKRFKKYLIHDERNESKVGDVVVAVECRPISKRKSFRLKSVLIAGAES; encoded by the coding sequence ATGACATTTAAAAGAGAAATTCAAGGCGTTGTTGTGAAAATTGCTGGAGAGAAAACAGCGAGTATTTTGGTAGAAAGAAAGGTTGTTCATCCAAGATATAGAAAAATTGTCAAACGCTTTAAAAAATATTTAATTCACGATGAAAGAAATGAATCTAAAGTGGGAGATGTGGTTGTAGCAGTTGAATGTAGACCTATCTCAAAAAGAAAGTCATTTCGCTTAAAATCTGTATTGATAGCAGGAGCTGAGTCATGA
- the rpmC gene encoding 50S ribosomal protein L29: MKYTEIKDKTATELNAMLKEKKLLLFTLKQKLKTMQLTNPKEISQVKKDIARINTAISALR, encoded by the coding sequence ATGAAATATACTGAGATTAAAGATAAAACAGCCACTGAGCTTAATGCTATGCTAAAAGAAAAAAAGTTGCTTTTATTTACCTTGAAACAAAAGCTAAAAACAATGCAGCTGACTAATCCTAAAGAAATTAGTCAAGTTAAAAAAGACATTGCTAGAATAAATACAGCAATTAGCGCTTTAAGATAA
- the rplP gene encoding 50S ribosomal protein L16 has translation MLMPKRTKYRKMMKGRNRGYANRGTEFTFGEYALKATEAGRINSRQIEAARIALTRFVKRQGKTWIRVFPDKPLTKKPLETRMGKGKGSVEEWVMNIKPGRIIYEMAGVSEDMARQALTLAMHKLPFKTKFVTRESQNEIY, from the coding sequence ATGTTAATGCCAAAAAGAACAAAATATCGTAAAATGATGAAGGGGCGTAACAGAGGTTACGCAAATAGAGGAACAGAATTTACTTTTGGTGAGTATGCTTTAAAGGCAACGGAAGCTGGGCGTATTAATTCTCGTCAAATAGAGGCTGCTCGTATCGCTTTAACGCGTTTTGTTAAAAGACAAGGTAAGACTTGGATTAGGGTTTTTCCCGATAAGCCTTTAACAAAAAAGCCTTTAGAAACGCGTATGGGTAAAGGTAAAGGTAGTGTTGAGGAATGGGTGATGAATATTAAGCCGGGTCGTATTATCTATGAAATGGCGGGTGTAAGCGAAGATATGGCTAGACAAGCTCTAACTTTAGCTATGCATAAATTGCCATTTAAGACAAAGTTTGTTACAAGAGAGAGTCAAAATGAAATATACTGA
- the rpsC gene encoding 30S ribosomal protein S3: MGQKVNPIGLRLGINRNWESRWFPTKANLVENIGEDYKIRAFLKRKLYYAGISQILVERTAKKLRVTVVAARPGIIIGKKGSDVDILKKELQDLIKKDVNINIKEERKAGSSAQLAAESVATQLEKRIAFRRAMKKVIQGAQKAGAKGIKVSVSGRLGGAEMARTEWYLEGRVPLHTLRAKIDYGFAEARTTYGNIGVKVWIFKGEVLQKGFQAEKNEENAPTKKPRRTRRGK; encoded by the coding sequence ATGGGACAAAAAGTAAATCCAATTGGTCTAAGATTAGGAATTAATAGAAACTGGGAGTCAAGATGGTTTCCTACCAAGGCAAATTTGGTAGAAAATATCGGCGAGGATTATAAAATCAGGGCTTTTTTAAAGAGAAAGCTTTATTATGCGGGAATTTCTCAAATTTTAGTAGAAAGAACAGCTAAAAAACTTCGCGTTACCGTTGTGGCTGCGAGACCGGGTATTATTATTGGCAAAAAAGGAAGTGATGTTGATATTTTAAAAAAAGAATTGCAAGATTTGATCAAAAAAGATGTCAATATTAACATTAAAGAAGAAAGAAAGGCAGGTTCTTCAGCTCAACTTGCCGCTGAAAGTGTAGCTACTCAACTTGAAAAAAGAATTGCCTTTAGAAGAGCGATGAAAAAGGTAATTCAAGGAGCACAAAAAGCAGGAGCAAAAGGAATTAAAGTTTCTGTTTCTGGTCGTTTGGGTGGAGCTGAAATGGCTAGGACGGAATGGTATCTTGAAGGGCGTGTTCCGCTTCATACTTTAAGAGCAAAAATTGATTATGGTTTTGCAGAAGCAAGAACAACTTATGGAAATATAGGCGTTAAAGTGTGGATTTTTAAAGGTGAAGTTTTACAAAAGGGCTTTCAGGCAGAAAAAAATGAAGAAAATGCACCTACGAAAAAGCCAAGACGCACAAGAAGGGGTAAATAA
- the rplV gene encoding 50S ribosomal protein L22, producing MSKALIKFIRLSPTKARLIAREVQGMNAELAMASLKFMPNKGAKYIANAISSAVANGGFEANEVVVKSCRVDAGAVLKRFRPRARGSASRIRKPTSHIMVEVAKLEVKNEEKKAPAKIAKKTTSTKKATAKKES from the coding sequence ATGAGTAAAGCATTGATTAAATTCATAAGATTATCTCCTACTAAGGCAAGACTCATTGCAAGAGAAGTTCAGGGTATGAATGCTGAACTTGCTATGGCAAGTTTGAAATTTATGCCAAATAAGGGTGCTAAATATATTGCCAATGCTATATCAAGTGCTGTGGCAAATGGAGGCTTTGAGGCTAATGAGGTTGTGGTAAAAAGCTGTCGTGTTGATGCTGGTGCGGTTCTTAAGAGATTTCGTCCGCGTGCTAGAGGAAGTGCAAGTCGCATTAGAAAGCCTACTTCTCACATTATGGTCGAGGTAGCAAAGCTTGAGGTAAAAAATGAGGAGAAAAAAGCTCCAGCTAAAATAGCAAAAAAAACCACAAGCACTAAAAAAGCAACAGCAAAAAAGGAAAGCTAA
- the rpsS gene encoding 30S ribosomal protein S19, which produces MARSLKKGPFVDDHVMKKVIAAKKANDNKPIKTWSRRSTIIPDMIGLTFNVHNGKVFIPVYITENHIGYKLGEFAPTRTFKGHKGSVQKKIGK; this is translated from the coding sequence ATGGCTAGATCACTCAAAAAAGGTCCTTTTGTAGATGACCATGTAATGAAAAAAGTCATCGCAGCAAAAAAGGCTAATGATAATAAACCTATTAAAACTTGGTCGCGTAGAAGCACCATAATCCCTGATATGATAGGACTAACCTTTAATGTTCATAACGGCAAGGTTTTTATCCCAGTTTATATTACGGAAAATCATATAGGATATAAGCTTGGCGAATTTGCGCCAACACGCACTTTTAAGGGTCATAAAGGCTCTGTGCAAAAGAAAATTGGTAAGTAA